In Octopus bimaculoides isolate UCB-OBI-ISO-001 chromosome 5, ASM119413v2, whole genome shotgun sequence, a genomic segment contains:
- the LOC106875963 gene encoding eukaryotic elongation factor 2 kinase: protein MPLYESESNFFLFPITDISDSESDNENSNNVQRKIDDRPKALMSLRQRRLSKANGTLNLNYLKVKAAPEKYRSKAQRHWFTAFQKIKNLTDPWAKFHLEDLKIENVTRYRYNALKKRWSDDVVQVKADNKSFNRGAMRQCFRLKKLSNFTHHGDWKHAQNYVAKRYLEDVDRSVYFEDVKLQMDAKLWGEEYNRHNPPKKVDIFQMYVLEFHEREGNPLYHLEHFIEGDYIKYNSNSGYVVEDLRSTPQAFSHFTFERSGHEMIVVDIQGVGDLYTDPQIHTADGSEYGDGNLGTKGMALFFHSHRCNSICKSLKLSPFDLSSEEKRIQNLPVHIMTESPMTVVRGTEESVICGSPAEIHDFFSSGMHSPLSSNGRHSPFFSNERHSPLSSNERHSPLSSNERHSPLNSSLSNDEEPMSFGSPIPCFRVSRMRYFSESENSMTEEEERIAFNEIAGRNHRPSCVNGKISLEKCNSYYEESWHILGMIHHEIAKYYELGRFKKDANSPIDWESAMYHERHAAQLGNLEAISSLARIYLGLQRDILVDCPMSVDLDKGVDYMSNAAERGDRDAVLYMAKAYETGNNLGSYRTKSWEKAIDWYDKAIHSLMNDTSELFNSTMHSPLHLLLAAQANIYNIGGFGVEKDPQKAGDLYTEAADAATEAMNGRMACHYYALAEEAWSQLEEEEEE from the exons ATGCCATTGTATGAGAGTGAAAGCAATTTTTTCCTGTTTCCAATAACTGATATCTCCGATTCTGAATCTGAtaatgaaaacagcaacaatgtTCAGAGAAAGATTGATGATCGTCCAAAGGCTCTTATGTCATTACGACAGCGAAGGCTATCGAAGGCTAATGGCACCCTCAATCTTAATTATTTGAAGGTGAAAGCTGCTCCTGAGAAATATCGGAGTAAAGCTCAACGCCACTGGTTCACTGCTTTTCAAAAGATCAAGAACCTCACTGATCCTTGGGCTAAATTCCACCTGGAAGATCTCAAAATTGAGAATGTTACAAGATATCGGTACAATGCATTGAAGAAAAGATGGTCTGATGATGTTGTGCAAGTGAAAGCTGATAATAAG tCATTCAATCGAGGTGCTATGAGACAGTGTTTCCGACT GAAGAAGCTCTCCAATTTTACTCATCATGGTGACTGGAAACATGCTCAGAACTATGTTGCAAAGCGTTATTTGGAAGATGTTGACAGGAGTGTTTATTTTGAAGATGTCAAACTGCAAATGGATGCTAAATTATGGGGAGAGGAATATAACAGGCATAATCCAccaaaaaaa GTAGACATCTTCCAGATGTATGTTCTTGAGTTTCATGAACGTGAGGGAAACCCTCTCTATCATCTTGAGCATTTCATCGAAGGtgattacatcaaatataattcAAATTCGGGATATGTTGTTGAAGACTTACGTTCCACCCCACAG gCTTTCAGTCATTTTACATTTGAGCGTTCTGGCCATGAAATGATTGTGGTTGATATTCAGGGTGTTGGAGACCTTTATACTGATCCTCAAATACATACAGCTGATGGCAGTGAATATGGTGATGGCAATTTGGGTACAAAGGGAATGGCACTGTTTTTTCATTCACACCGCTGCAATTCAATATGCAAATCTCTGAAACTTTCACCATTTGATTTGTCATCTGAGGAGAAAAGAATTCAAAATCTGCCTGTCCATATTATG acTGAGTCTCCCATGACTGTTGTTCGTGGTACTGAAGAGTCAGTAATATGTGGATCACCTGCTGAAATCCATGATTTCTTCAGTTCGGGCATGCATTCTCCTTTGAGCAGTAATGGAAGGCATTCTCCTTTCTTCAGCAATGAAAGACATTCTCCTTTGTCCAGCAATGAAAGACATTCTCCTTTGTCCAGCAATGAAAGACATTCTCCTTTGAACAGCAGTTTAAGTAATGATGAAGAGCCAATGTCTTTTGGTAGTCCAATTCCATGTTTCAGAGTTTCACGGATGCGTTATTTTAGTGAATCTGAAAATTCTATGACAGag GAGGAAGAAAGAATTGCTTTTAATGAAATTGCTGGTAGAAATCATCGTCCTTCATGTGTAAATGGTAAAATAAGCCTTGAAAAATGCAACAGTTATTATGAAGAATCTTGGCACATTCTTGGAatg ATTCACCATGAAATTGCTAAATACTATGAACTGGGAAGATTTAAGAAAGATGCTAATTCTCCAATTGACTGGGAGTCTGCTATGTATCATGAAAGACATGCAGCACAACTGGGCAACCTGGAAGCTATTTCCTCTTTGGCCAGGATCTACCTTGGTCTCCAGAGGGATATTTTAGTTGACTGTCCTATGAGt GTTGACTTAGACAAAGGTGTTGATTATATGAGCAATGCTGCTGAAAGAGGAGATCGTGATGCTGTATTGTACATGGCAAAAGCTTATGAGACTGGAAATAATCTGGGATCTTACAG AACCAAGTCATGGGAAAAAGCAATAGACTGGTATGATAAAGCCATCCACAGTTTAATGAATGATACTTCTGAATTGTTTAATTCTACTATGCATAGCCCTTTGCATTTGTTACTTGCTGCACAAGCAAACATCTACAACATTGGTGGTTTTGGTGTTGAGAAAGACCCTCAGAAAGCAG GGGACTTATACACTGAAGCAGCTGATGCGGCAACAGAAGCAATGAATGGTAGAATGGCTTGTCATTATTATGCTTTGGCTGAAGAAGCTTGGAGCcagttggaggaggaggaagaagagtag